GCTAATTTTTCCAGAAACTACAACATCGTCTCCAAGTCCTGTCAACAGCTGAGAACAGTAGTTAGGCCCAGGCGATGGGCATCACCAACATTTAAAGAGGTGAAGAAACACCTTGACTTACAATCCAGGGCGAGAAGCCCACAggcaaaaccccccaaaaattGGGTCATACTTAATTAGAGAACATCCTGAATTTGAATCAGCCTGGATTACTCGGGAGAAATGAGCAGTATTCACTCAAATATGTCATGATAACAAAAAACTCCAAGTCCCATAAGCAAGTTGATAactcctcagctccaagctagtgccactggaagcaaaCCCTGCCACTTGTTTCTCTAGGTCTAACTCcggacaatgcaaaattgaagaaacATGGCAGTTTGATTACAACATAATTTCTCATTTTTTGTTGACCCTTGCAAGGTCATAGGTcgaaggagaaattaaaaaaaaataacaaccataGTTTCTGCACTCAGCATATCAGAAAAACCCAGGTGATTTCTTCTAGTAAAATCTGCACTGGTTGACTTGGTATGGAATGCCCCATATATTAACATGGTGTGCACCTCAAATAGATGGAAGAGTGGGTGCTTTAGTCTACTTTTTCTAACTTGGAttataacttataataataaaaatgatgttatctcaatttcagacacatttttaaatgaggaaCTCAGAAGTCCCtgaatgaatttttattttttattcaggatCAGCACATCAACATTATTAAAgtcagtttattcttcattgtcttgcctcctgtgtcatccttgttacccacctggtctccttcattccttatgtgtgcagcagctccctggccagttcattctgaacaggcagatttctaatgcccctcctagagagcaggaaagcactgagaggctaaacataaaactacaggaaggataatctaactgtactgtgagtcacccaaccctatcaagtcccacctgtgttcacagctcagatctcatagaactgtctgtgacacttattgaaacagaagtgcagcgcttagaacacatatacaaatagaactaatccactcttctattaaactgtgaacttagcgtttgattgaatccctctctggaAACAGGCAGCAGTGCCCTgtcaagctgcacacactgccatcactcacactgaccacaagagggagccagagcactgCTGCTGCCCCATActgtaacacagtaataaaacaattgaaataggcagcagcagTGAGCTCCCAAGTCAGTCCAGTTCttccattgttaacacaaggctcctcacacccagtaatctaaacactccagtgtggtctgtgtctggaggaaggagctgctcaccgTGGTGCAGTTTACATGTATGTGTCACGGGTAGGGTGTCCACTGTAACCTGTATGATACCAAGAGATTGTGTTGACTACGCCACCTTGGGTTTCGGAAGGACAAGGACCTTCGTGGCCGAGAGGAAATAGAATTTGCCCCACGCGGCTTGGCAATTTTGAGTGAGTATTTAGGGCGCTGGCCTAAATCTTCTATGACGCTGGTTTGTGGACTGACCATGACCTGCGTTCGCTCTGCCTGCCGGTCGGGCTCGGTTACCTGCTGGTGTGCCCTGagggcgatgccttaggtcacccagtggAGCTGTGGAGACTGGGACAGTTCGTGTGACAGTCCGAGTCTGTGGAGCTCATCAGTGGCTCGACCTACCCTATGCAGAGGCACAGGGAGGGAGCAATGCGGCCACCTGACTGGATGCCTCGCGTTCCTGGTGGGATCTTTGCAAaatctcctccactgctggccCAATGTATGACCTGGGGATATGGGCGCGTCAAGCAGCGcagccttatccgcatcagggaccctggcttgagacagccatagctgtctacgagccaccactaagctagccaggctccggccaagggcttgcccttggagactggagacttgcagcagtgtgctggacaggaggcGCAGCTCTGTGGCCACAGGCCCGGGGAGTGGGGCTTCACGCAATACACCATCTAAATACGTGGTCAGCACACTAGCTGTATTAGCCAAGCGAGTTGCCTGCGCTTCTGCTGCGTAGGCTCGCTTCAAATGTGTCTCCGTCACCCTGCATTGGGGGTTCAGGCACGCCGGGTCTTTAATAAGACCACCCACCAgcggggccttaaccagggctGCAATGGTGGAGTCTACCAGGAGGCGAGCGATGCAGCCTGCTTCAGCACACTGAGTCCCGAGGCCGGGTGGTCCCTGGAGGAGCATACCTCCTCCAAAAAATCTGGGAAGGCTGGGAACCTCTGGGGGCGGGGAACCAGCGCCTGCTTCCGGAAAATGGACTAGCATGGTTCTGATGCTGGCGTCCAGGGGAGctgcaggaaagctgcagcacgTCCCACAAGTGCCGAAATGGAGCTGGACAGCGGGGTGGTACTGGCTTCTGAAACACTCTCAGAACCAGGCTCTTCCTTGGCAAGGGTCTCACCCACTTGCATCTCCGAGGAGAAAGAAGCCCCGTCACCCGAGGCCGCTATAGACAGCGTGTCCTCCTGTACCAGCTGAGACGACCAAGCCCACCCCTCCTGCACTCCGTTGGGAGAGGGGGGTATGGCGATTGGGGCTGCAGGACCTGGACAGGACCTGGATCATCTTGGCCTTGAGATCCATAATGTCCGTATAGGGATGAGATCCCGACATAGGCCTGGCCTcgtgcattagcactgaggcactgcttgCACTGTGACGAACACTGGCAAGTGTTAGCATCGTGTATACAAACACTATTGTTGCAGCAAGGGTATTAACCTTGTGCACCTTGTGCCGAGTACCCTGTTTACACTGGGTGCTGCGCAGCACTGTGAGCTATATGCTAGGTTGACCAGTGCCTACGCAATTAGCGCAacgttggtctctgtggcgcaatcggttagcgcgttcggctgttaaccgaaaggttggtggttcaagcccacccagggacgatgctttttgcatttcttaatcacattagaaaatggcactctgatacgctgttatttcatccaattacgctgaagaataaatgtgctctgtttttttagttcaaaataatacaaaacaaatatcgtcTTCTTGTTTGATAAAACCCGGGatcaaaccagggacctttagctcttcagtctaacgctctcccaactgagctatttcggcttgacaaggcTAGTGTTTCGaggtagcattctttttggcaatccagtaaacctgtaatgagaaacgttcaacagctcggcaacaccataatagaatccgatgcctttacaaatgcgtttcgaaactgttaagttttctctcaaatgcggttctcaacaaatgtttttttttttttttttttgtattccttccagtgtaagtccaaaaggcaaacactggaactggctgcctgaaagtgcagcgcttgaactgcctcaacaaacgctgagCTCTAAAACGTGAACATTGAAagtcgttgttaattcttaaaggtctgttaagcttaaaggtaccaatcattacttgctgtactttaaatttcttcaaaactagtatttctATAGCTATGTTctctatctcatgcaaggaagtgttaatataactttattacctaactgtgtcaatgaagactggtcaacagtaatttcggattcactttagtttattgtgctgtatcaaatgaaacataaaaatgaatctcaatacaataaatctctgtttgatcgctatacaatcaatatgttgtgtaggctaaattgtataaataaatgtctggAAACATtcaaatacgttaaaaaaaatgaaatagtgtggaatagaaacaaagacggctttgacctcgacgtgatttgaacacgcaaccttctgatctggagtcagacgcgctaccattgcgccacgaagtccaggTGCATTGccagcttgttatgcaatgctagagtgtacagcaagcatgccaaacacatggtaatgccgacgctgatactaggaaaacactcggtatcaccagggtcatgggaaacagccgactcaatacgtgttcgtagccagcagggctatgaagttgtcggaagtgtgtttgattctcagctttaaaagtaaagaaaacataaaacaatgcgatttgcttttataaatttcattatttgaaacgtgggcataaacacagttgtactggctgggaatcgtctctggtcaattacttggaaagcagctatgctgaccaatatatcaccaatagggaaaagctggcagtactgagtgacacagaagacggattctctcagcgcgtctcctctgaatgcgcactggcacaaaggggcttttctCATCTaatgtttgcactgtgttttttgctgtgttgattgttatttgtctattttgtttggtgcacgggtgaaacggagttcgtaattaaagtattttttttgttttgtttatcacaagcacggtgcacacggacctcaggtcccgccccaaacaattgcaggtacctgtacacacctggaattaaaaGGGCTTTGAGGAataaaaagggtgaggaactaagagactgtgagcatggaactaggagataccggaataggaaagagagagaagccgagggaagtaaacgaaaataaagaggacgagattagacagcgagtggttgggtttttttttttttttttgtgcacggacagtgtcggtttcgttttgttattttttttcgtggactcactctgggaggactgcggaacttggtgattgaagacatttgaaaagaggtactgacaagaacctttgcgttcgtggtttatgtcaggatatcaggatctctcctgaggccttcagctgaagcgcagcaccctatggagagggctgtccaaacaggcgtctggacaggagccctaagaggaggtctggaccagagagtggatgacgtatggttaagtgaacaaatacacattaaaatgcatctaacgctcaaaaattaaacaataattcaaataaacaaactgtgcaaaaaaggaaaaccaatccaattaaaattcaaaaatcataagtgataatactgaataaaataataatcaacacattcgtcacccgtgacattaccaccactgcgatcttgaaaatgtttgtatgccacagaatttaagctctgaaacggaatgtttggcatctacaaaatgtctagctagtggtggatgaatatattttctcctaattgaacttttatgctcgctcattaatgtgcaattgtaactgtctagtagttttaccatcatattgcaaatggcttggacaagaaatcacattaatgacatgagctgaagcacaatcacttgtaagatactgtactcttttttttcgttgtatggcttgtgcattttcttagttttaaatgtattatcacaggcggtacacttacgatttggaaaaaatccagtagatttgtccagtacacctagatctctcgaacatgtaaacgagtcagcccttaataaagaccgtccgtgttcatttcggcgtttatgacattgtctatacacaacagctcttatgtaatcctattggtatcgaatcgatcgcaattaatgtgttccatgtttccagtcagtttgatagttttaatactgtattacattcggAATacgaatagagctgaattattaattgtagataatacttagaataccagatacatatttaacattaaaaagcaatacatgtgatttatttaatagcCTCTAATAatctaatttgtaaaagttagtaaagaattgcgctaatataacgaagctaaatttgaactcctagctggagcaacgagagagggcgagagggcgggagggcggggcagagaaggagggggagacgctgctaggcaaccggctcgtgaacattccactcagctgagcagagaccgttaggatttaaaaatgcgaacgttccgagcggcgttaggcgcttcgttaaattaacacaccgttgctggcattttaattttgaagataaccatattttaaatactcaaatagcactgtatttaaaaaaatactttacttcagttccagaccgttttccaacaaataaaaggaggtacatatatataataagtatatttgttatgatattaagactaaacaaatgtgctacagtttggtgtataatttatttattaatttcattttaaccccttgctggtgccacggcttgtctctgtatcaattcactgatatttgaggttttgtttagtacacactagcaggtgatctgataatcttattgatgttattttgtgaaaacaataacacgttaatactgtgctacaaaaaatgactcgccgtgttgtaacttgtgcgggtgatgtcatgggttgtcatggcagcgccgatcatcacgggaggggttatcagtggttgtcggagaaacgctggagttccgctggcttccgaggtatccaacccgaatatctaaatcaatacagtgacaacaaaggaatgtgacatataaacctaatgactacattaatgaagcagtaacacacgacagggtgtgtgtgttatcatgaggtaatatcaccacgccttgggtgcgttgggaggcactagacgaagtggagttcttcaaccgcccaggaagtggtgatatatctcatgataacacacacaccctggagtgtattattgctattattaaatgggtctaggagtgtgttattgttggtaaataaagaagactttaaaccttattttaataatttttatttgtgtcaccttccactgagagaagtagttccacagtaactaaaaatggtgagattaacaattaaacatttgattttaaaccgttttgtaaaatattttctttttcggggcttcgctaatagtttcttgtttagtctttgtagatattgaactggatcattgtttcaacgtgtatgtttgggttttgtccagtagatggagctgctgctgctgctgctgctgtgatgttttgtttagcagaatgcagttcacgtaccgtgttacaaacgggacggcgctgcacagagcggtacaaactgtgcaattaaaatctccggtagtactacagacAGGCCAccgatagtcatctctgattaacccaacatgaatataaatacaaacccagtctgtttcaaagagcactcagagtgacgaCGCCAGAGAGTCTGatagcaggtttaataatatgaatgtgtcTGATCGAGTCTTGCATCAAACTCGCCGTCCTctgtataatataaacacattacaccccCCGTACTACACACGGGGTTTTCAGCGggtgtagtgaattcagttccaataactcagcgctctctttctctctgtataTGTATCTAGTCCTTCTGTTTTACCTTGTCATTTTCTCCAAGCAGCTCAAAGAATGGAACTTCTGGTTCGGGCTGGTGCGCGGATCTAAAGATTCCCCGCATCGGGTGTACCGGTTTGTTACGGAACGTGTTTCGTAAAATGAGTTTATCCAGTAACAGACTAtataaaccacagtgaaaacaaacatgaagaGAACGATATGTTGTTAAGTAGTGGTTTGTTGAACCAATTCCTCGAGTAAAATATAAGACTCATTTGTACACAcagtgttaaaactgaaaaactAAACTAATCCCTTACTTTGAGCTCTCACCAGGGATCACTTCCAGTAAAAGACGTATAAACTGCAgtgaacaaaatgaatacaaacttgcattcataacaaaaaacaaacatattcagcccatataaatctacacactttttgtgatgctagaacaaggtatatatataaggagtgttgataatttcaccctaaacttgcatactgaaagcagcatgtcaaagcaagaaggaatctaataAGTAGATTATGCCTGTGTGATCACAACACAGAGGCAGGCAGACCTATGAcatcacacatgggactacagaAACTGGCAAGGGATTCTGGGACTTGTAGTTTGTTTGCAGTATTACTGTTTTGCTGTTCTGAACTGTTCTGAACAATAGAGGCTGCATTAGCCactgtatttgattttctttatCTAACGGAAGTAATACAAACTACACTAAGCAAAAATGTAAGAGATATATTTATACCTAATATACATTTTTGTGTACACGATCacccacagtactgtataataaagtttgtttctagaattctgttctttgcatgtgtgtgttttataatatgcaTACCTGTCAGCACTGAGCTTTCAAAGTAAGGGAGACTGCATGGGGCAGTACTCTGAAACAGGCCTTCACGGGCATGGTCACCATATGACTTCATGCACACTAGAACACACTGGGATAGTTTAGGctcttcaactcacaccccaattcattgtgggaagtgtagtcctaCTGTGAACAGTGCCCAAGAGGTGTagaatgtaccagaatgcattgcaattggaaaAAACTGTGTGCCAATGAACaaggagtcacatggtaaccagaatgcatgcctgccacaggcttcCCATGGGCCCTAAAGTATAACCAATACAGACAGGAAGGAACTGCACTGCTGGAAATAGTGATTTTAGAACATGATATGTTagcaaaaataattgcttttgcaaaaacatatgtaggagctgaactggaattttgatttttaaagaaaaggaatgtattcttattttagtttatttaggtaTGTGTAATTATTACAGTTTATGCATTGATATGTGCTCCTTTTCTATGCACTGCACCCTCAAGTGGTAGTTTTCTTTATAGCTAATGAATTATAGAATTCAGTGTggaaagtaaataaaaataaagaacacagatgacacagtgaggaggaggaggagcagcaaATACAGTTCAACTGAAGACAATTAGTTTCTGCTTTTGAAAGGAGTTCCTGCTATAgaacatattgctgtattggaaggattttccacttgTTTTATTATTGGATGTAAGTTAATAAAAGCTTATTGTATTCTGAAGATTGGGAAgtttacacacctggaattattctagaAGTTAAGAGCTGGAAGTGATGTGAAGCACAGTGACTAGATGAGTCGTAATGTAGAGGATATCTAGCTTACAAAAACTAACAAGTGGGAAAATCATTTATGAAGCCACCACAATGTAAATTTAAAGAGACAAGAGAATCTGGCAGGGAGAAGAGCCCAACATAAGGGAAAGTGGACAGGCCTGCCTTTGGTGGTTAACTTTGcaccagcttttgttttcaaatgaagtTATGTTGAAATGTTTTAAACTGACACCCCCCCCTCATGCATTACTATTTCTACACACGAGgcttcaaaataattaacagttaaacatATATTCATAAATGACTGAAGCAGGGCTCTAGTTTATTTCTTGTTGAAGCCTGGTTCATGACAATACCTAATTGTATACTGAAATAGAATTTATATATGAAAATTGTTACCTAATTCATAATTAATAAAAAGGGACAAATGAGGGGGGTGTTGTCTTCCTTAAATTTTATCTTCATGCTAAATAACTGAAGGTATAGTAATTGCCCTGTTACAGttcaatataaaaatagggttacagctcaatggaggaggaaagtctttgcccccaggttcacacagtgaattagtgaagggtccttGAATAACACACCATACTGGAGAATGGTCTGATCAGGGCAAATCAAAGCATTAAATACAGCAAGGAGGAGAAAATCCCATGGACATGGACATTCTGACATATCAAGTGTGGAATTAGTCAAGcacaaaaaaataagcttttacaagtaagatttttatttatcaatacacactttttggcagtttccagaaagatacaactccagctacaaagacaaccactgaacacacaccatTGCAGCTCCaagaagggaccacacattgacttgtgctgcaagagaagaaagaatagTTAAGTGGAATAAAAAGACAGTTAATTTTTACTTtaactgcaattgtgttcacatcatgcatattaccgcttctaggcataaagtgaagggatccatctctcttcagctcaattgggccagaagacacaaatgcctttactgcaccaccatccatcccttcagcactgcgacctacaggaggaattaggaggagtccatcaaaacacatggacaaaaatgcatgcaaaatgtccccccctccccccaacagacagagctcttaccaagcctctgtttccctggaatgcaccatctgctacagaggctgtctgatggccggtttgaatcacatatcacaacactgcagtggaagtaaatctgaaagacagtacaccttgtcaagtaaaactagcatcaatagatcaggcaggaccatcatccaatgaggattactgaattgaaaaacaaatatattgcatcatagtaaGTGTTTCTTGCAGAAGTGCAGTTACATGTTatcattccaactcactaaagaaTTGAGCACAGTGatttgctgcttgcaaagcaagatccccatcccaacactccactttacctgtcctttcagtgcatcccggccgcttgtgaaggaaaacattttcacttcaaacctcttcagatgggaagggaacagcactcttgcattgctggagactgggtgaaagatggtcaagtactcatctgcagagttctcacagctaggaagagaaagtaggtcaggagcacatcagccacaactccaattcctaggttttgtagcagcaatatcatattccagcatcttacctgtccacaacatCCCACTtgggagagctattcctgtcagcagaataggttgcccagcagttctccaaaaacaattcagcctgtggatccctgctgtacaggagctctacctcaaaatacaagggtcttcgcaagtacttcacaacagggtaatcccgagctccatagaagtcgttgtaggttgaatctgcagagatgcaagggagaattttataggcGGAAACACactactagagcatctatattatttcaattgccaaatcatacccaatgcaagccgcatgatgaccgcaaggtcccccaagccaggctggactacatgtgcaggattattctggtacaagaactgtatTACCTTgtttgttccagttaatgataccacaagtctgtctacagaaactgctagactaatttggtattgttttagtaacctctaggagggcaacagcagttattttggatttgttgcaaatacacattAATACAGCTGGTGACTCGAGCTACAATTGGTATTAACTCAAGTACTAGTTTAGTCCCATCCTacgtactaaccacaggatcatcatCAGTTAGTACactccttccagttcactgcaattgacccaaaaggtctataggcagcacatgcaatgccataaccaatAGTCATGTCATGTGTCACAGCACCtctcaactggacaagcagttcaatacaaaaaggtggcatccttcagatgtCCACAATTCATGTAAGTATTTCAGCCGAGAGAAACACCAgtcaccatggctccccagatTGATCCAGGGGTGTTGTGGCCAACTTGTCTAGgttgaacctcctcaaaatatggttttaaatgtgtcaatactaacccttctagttgtgccacaggagttgacattgaagtagaaaaccgcattgatagcatcagactgaagaggccggcaactcggatcccttagagttagttgacttggagacaagctggggacagattccactttcacagcaagagctgccatagtgccattggtgaagcaatctgaaacacagcatttggatccaggttaaggaaacagattatagcttcaataccacttCATTCAGTCTTGTGCCATTCCAAAGAATGCTTGGtctg
This DNA window, taken from Acipenser ruthenus chromosome 35, fAciRut3.2 maternal haplotype, whole genome shotgun sequence, encodes the following:
- the LOC131705129 gene encoding zona pellucida sperm-binding protein 2-like, whose product is MPPFCIELLVQLRAYNDFYGARDYPVVKYLRRPLYFEVELLYSRDPQAELFLENCWATYSADRNSSPKWDVVDSCENSADEYLTIFHPVSSNARVLFPSHLKRFEVKMFSFTSGRDALKGQIYFHCSVVICDSNRPSDSLCSRWCIPGKQRLGRSAEGMDGGAVKAFVSSGPIELKRDGSLHFMPRSAQVNVWSLLGAAMVCVQWLSL